The Micromonospora sp. NBC_00421 DNA window CGATCGGCTTCGCGGTGACCAGCTTCGTCACCCTGGAGATCAGCCAGCGGCACGGCCACGACACGGTCACCGCCCACCTGGCGGCGATCCCCGAGGTGCTGGAGGCGCACACCATCACCGGGGCCAGTGACCTGCTCTGCCGGATCGTGGCCCGTTCCAACACCGACCTGCAACGGGTGATCGACCAGATCGTCTCGTCCGAGGCGATCCGCCGGGCCTCCACGATCATCGCGCTCGCCGAGCAGATTCCGTACCGCACGCTGCCCCTGCTGCGTTCCGCCGCCGGCCGTGATCAGCTCAGCTGATCCGATATAGCAGTATCCGCACGTATTGTTAGCGCTATTTCGGCGATATTGTGATGTGCCGGTTCTGCCGAGGGGCGAGCGCGTGTGCGGGGAGAAAGCGGGGCGACACTCCGGCGCGGGGGCGGGGCGGGGAGGTGATCGTCGCTACGGTGTGCGGTGTGAAGGGCCGTGGGGTGCGGGGAGGGCTGCTGCTCGCGCTCGTCGTCGTGGTCGCGCTCGCCGCCACCGGCGTGTGGAACCCCTTCCCCGGGGTGTGGGACTGGGTCGACCGCAGCGAGCCGATCTCCGAACCGGACGTGCTCTGGCAGCAGCGGGTCGGCGGCACCCCGAAGAGCGTCACGATCGTCGGCGACACCGTCGTGGTCGAGCAGCGGACCCGCATCGAGGTGCGCAGCCTCGCCACCGGCGCCCCGCTCTGGGAGCGCAAGGCGGACTGGTCGGCGGTGGCCGGCGGCGACCGGGACGCCGTCGTCGCCGTGGGTAAGCTCCTGGTCAAGGGGTACGAGCTGATCGACCCCACCACCGGGGCGGTACGCCGACGCGACGGTGACGCGGTGGCCGTCTGGACGTACCGGAACATGCTGCTGGACGCCCGGTGCGTGGCCGCCACCGACTGCACGCTGAGCGCCTGGGATCCGCGCGGCACCCGCCCACTGTGGACGGCCTTCCTGCCCGGCGTCAGCACCGGGCTCTTCGCCGACAACCCGGGCCTGCTCGGCACCCGGCGGCTCACCGCGCACCGGATCGACGAGGCGGTGGCCGGGCCGGAGGCGGTGCCGCCGCTGCTCGGCTTCCCGGTGGACGGCCGGGTGCACGTGGTGGACACCGCCACCGGGCGGGTGGTGCAGAACGTCGAACCGGGCCGCGACGAGCGGTTGTCGGTGGTCGGCGGCCGGCTGCTCAAGATCAGCGCCAGTTCCGTCGAAGGTAGCTGCCAGTACGCCGTCTCGGCCCGGGATCCGGCCACCGGGCAGGAGGTGTGGCGGCGGTCCGGGCTCAACCTGCGCACCGCCGACAGCGCCGGGTGCGTGCAGCGGGAGGACCCGCAGGGTGCCCGCAACGTGCTGACCGGGGTGGCCCCCGACGGGCGGGAGGCGGTGCTCGACGGGTACGACGGCCGGCTGCTGCTGGTGGACGCGGAGGGGGAGAAGCTGCTCGCCGTCGACGACCGGTACGCCCTGGTGCGCAGCGCCGACAAGGAGTCGATCATCGCCCGCGAGCTGGGCACCGGCAAGGCCCGCTGGACCCGGCCGGCCGGTGCGAAGGCGGGCGCGGCGCTCACCCCGTACGCGGCGGTGTCGACCGGGGACAAGCCGAGCCGGCTGGTGGCCCTGGACCCGCGTACCGGCCGGGAACTGGTGGTGTTGCGGACCAGCGCCAACGCGCTCGCGGTCGGCCCGAACGGAATGGTCGTCGGCGAGGGCCGGGAGATCGGGTACGTCCGGTTCGGTGCGGGCTCCGGCGGGCCGCCGCCCGCCCCGCCGCCGGCCGGTTCGGACGGTGGTGGCGGGCCCGGCCCGGGGCGCACCGGTGGCGCACCGGACGTCGAGGACAGTTGCGGGCCGAAGCGGGAACTCTGCGCCAACGGCAACGGGTGAGAGCGGCGTCCCACGACCCACCCGGCGGGTGTCACCGATCGACCGGTCTGCCCTAGGCTTTCCCGTCATGAGCAGTGCCGCCGCGTTCTCGTACGCCCCCTTGCTGCCGACCGGTCCCGACCAGACGGAATATCGCCTGGTCACCGACGAGGGCGTCGACGTCGTCCACGGGCCGGGGGGTCGCCGTTTCCTGACCGTGGAGCCGGCCGCGCTGACCGC harbors:
- a CDS encoding Lrp/AsnC family transcriptional regulator: MNAGHGVQLDELDGRLVQLLADEPRIGVLECSRRLGVARGTVQARLDKLVDRGVIGGFGPEIRPAAIGFAVTSFVTLEISQRHGHDTVTAHLAAIPEVLEAHTITGASDLLCRIVARSNTDLQRVIDQIVSSEAIRRASTIIALAEQIPYRTLPLLRSAAGRDQLS
- a CDS encoding outer membrane protein assembly factor BamB family protein, with amino-acid sequence MLLALVVVVALAATGVWNPFPGVWDWVDRSEPISEPDVLWQQRVGGTPKSVTIVGDTVVVEQRTRIEVRSLATGAPLWERKADWSAVAGGDRDAVVAVGKLLVKGYELIDPTTGAVRRRDGDAVAVWTYRNMLLDARCVAATDCTLSAWDPRGTRPLWTAFLPGVSTGLFADNPGLLGTRRLTAHRIDEAVAGPEAVPPLLGFPVDGRVHVVDTATGRVVQNVEPGRDERLSVVGGRLLKISASSVEGSCQYAVSARDPATGQEVWRRSGLNLRTADSAGCVQREDPQGARNVLTGVAPDGREAVLDGYDGRLLLVDAEGEKLLAVDDRYALVRSADKESIIARELGTGKARWTRPAGAKAGAALTPYAAVSTGDKPSRLVALDPRTGRELVVLRTSANALAVGPNGMVVGEGREIGYVRFGAGSGGPPPAPPPAGSDGGGGPGPGRTGGAPDVEDSCGPKRELCANGNG